aagtgaatGTCAAGTAGATTCCTACTCATAACACATTGTTGtctttcacctataaataaatatacaagcTGGCCATAACACCATATTCACAAatcaatatacaaaaaatatggagaaagcttcaactaagtttgtttTCTTGGCTGCTCTCTTGGTCATTGCTTCATGTTTGTTTCGTTTCTCTTTCGTGAATTAATATTTGGTTGGTTGTTTTACCTTACACTTGTGTATAGAGTATGTGAACTTAAGCATATGGTGACAGGTTTTCCAATGGGAGGTGAAGCCAGGAATGTAGTCATATGGCATTGTACTACTCCAAAGGACTGCAATAATCTTTGTCCAACTTGCCCCCCATGTAAATGCATCAATACGATTTGTGACTGTGGGGTTAAGAAGCTCACACTTGAAGCCATCATTGGACAACAAGGAAACTAATATGCTCTGCATTATCATATTGCTACATCATATGAGATGTTCAAtcaataatagaaataataaaagatgaTGTCTACTTTTCTATTGGgttcttcttctttgtttcaTATTTAGATTATTAAGTATTATGTGATATACAATAAAAGATGAGCTAACATATCATATCTTGATTGCTCTTATTGAATTCATCAGTAATAGGTTTGGGAAAATCAAAGGGTAacttattcaatattttttgtatcCCTTTGAAGTTAGATATAATAATCTCATGTTGAAACATGAGATATAATTTTTCATGAATAATAAATTCCTTTCTCTCATCCATTTGCtttcagtttttaatttttttcataataattactttgaaaaatcaaaatagtcTTTGGTAAAAGTTTATTTCCTACCATTCATGTTATTAggtgattaaaaattaaataaaataattgattctACAAATTTCCTTgtctttcctctattttttttcctccacaAATATTTTCCTCCTAAACCCTTCTttgattttctactttttataaTCAAATCTCCTTTGATTTTATCCTTTTGcctttcttttaataataagatCTCCTTGGAATACATATATAAAAGTTGTCAAAATATATCCCAAATCCTTGTATAATCCATACCATATTAACTCCCATAATATATTTGTCtagatttaaattaaaagaaagaaaatcgaTTACAAGTAGACTCGTACTCATAATACTTTGTTGTCTTCACCTATAAATGGGTATCTAACGGTGAGCCCCATCTTACTTTCCTGCAGACAAAGCCATAACACCATACGCATAATCCATAGATATGGAGAAagcttcaactaagtttgttttcttggttGCTCTATTGGTATCACTTCATGTTGGTTTCTTTCCTCTTTCTTGTATTAATATTTAGTTAGTTGTTTTGCCTTACACTTGGGTATAGAGTATGTGATGAACTTAAGCATATAGTGTCAGGTTTTCCACTGGGAGGTGAAGCCAAGAATGTAGTCACACTACGTTGTAGTGTTCTAGAGAACAGCAAATATCTTTTGTCCAACTTGCCACCCCTGTAAATGCATCAATCACTTGTGTGACTGACACTAAGAATCTCACACTCAAAACCATAATTGGACAGCAGGAAACTAACATCGATCTTTTGCATTATCAAGACCCACTTCAAGGGTGTGAGGTCAATTTGATCTCTATTACACGACCATAAAGACAAGAACATTGTTGTCACTTTTACCTCCACTGAGCCGCCACATTCATCGTTGAATTTCATCCCTGAATGTCTCCATTACGGCAATGAATTCACCATTACACGACCACTTCATtgatttttcatacaaaaaaattagttatgAATCTATCATTAAATCCACACCGAATTTCACCATTTGTCTACTGGAGTTCAGCCATTAATTCACCATTAAATCTATTGAAATCCTCACTAATGCAGCTATACATTTAGCCTCAAAACCTTCGTGAATATAGTCACCGAAATACAGCCATAAAATCTTCCTCAAACAGCCACCAAattcttcctcaaaatttcctcTCCAAGAATTTTCTCACTGGGCAAACAAGTTCTTACCGTAGCTCTTGATATAAACAGAAAACTAATACTAACATTTTTCACAATAACAGTAGTGAGCAGAGGATATgctttatttattgataaacaAACATTCTGTAAATAGGCTAATACATAACTGAAAGCAAGATGAAAATAGGCACTATCCCACGTTAAAAACAAACTCCTATGACTAGGTAAACAAACTCACTAAAGACTAGGACAACCCACGtgcaaattattaaattttctcAACAATCCCTCCCTTAAACTGATGTTTCAGACATAACTTCCAGTTTAATAAGAGTTAAACTTTGGAGCTCCATCcctcaaattgaaatatttgaagtACAAACACCAAGTAGCTTCCTAAGCTTCTAAAATGTAGGAAACTTGAGAGGCTTGGTTAGAATATCAGCGATCTGATCTTCGCTTCTATAGTAAATAAGATTAATGACTCCATCATTCGTGAGATCCCTCAAGAAATGATACTTCACATCTATATGTTTGCTTCAACCATGTAAAACTGGATTTTTTGAAAGCTTTATTGTTGAACTGTTGTCACTATAAATCTGAGTAGGTCCATCCTCCTTGAAATGCAGCTCTTTAAGGATTTTCTTTAACCAAATAGCTTGACAAGCACAAGCTGTTGCAGCAACAAATTCAGCTTCAGTAGATGATAAAGTGACAATGGGTTGTTTCTTTAATGATCATGAAACGGCTCCTGTCCCCATCATGAAAACATACCTAGACTGACTGTAAAGCCAAATAGATCTGACTTTTCTCCATTCTTGTAGAACAACCCAAACTCCTTAGTACCTTGCAAGTACCAGAAAATTCTTTTTGCAGCCAAGAGATGAATCTCTGTAGGACATTTCATGTACCTGCTAATCACACTTACAGCATGCATTATATCAGGTCTTGTTGTCGTCAAATACATTAAACTCCCCACTATTTGTTTGTAAAGAGTGTCGTCGACCTTCTTTCCACCATTATCTTTGTTTAGCTTCATACCAAACTCAGATGGAGTATTTACAGGATTACAATCCTTCATCTGAAACTTGTCTAAGATTTCTTGCACATACTtcttttgagaaagaaaaattccAATTGAAGAATGCATCACTTCAATGCTAAGAAAATAATGCATCATGCCAAGATCAGACATTTCAAATTCAACTATCATGGAATTCTTGAAACTTCCAAACATGGTTGTATTATTTCCCATGTAGATTAAATCATCTACATATAAGCAAACAATGAGCATTTTTCCTCCATCTTCAATCTTTATAAAAAGTGTATGTTCATAAGGACATTTTTGAAATccttcctttaaaaaataagtttctatACGATTATACCAAGCCAGTGGagcttgttttaatccatatagAGTTTTCTTTAACTTATACACTTTATGCTCATTGCCAAGTTTTGCATAACCAGGAGGTTGATCGATAAATACCTCTTCTTTCAAATCTCCATGGAGGAATGCTGATTTCACATCCAACTATAAGATAAGCCATGAGTTTTGAGTTGCCACAATCACCAATCTGATTGTATCATGCCTTGCAGCCAGAGCAAAGACTTCTTTATAATCAACACCAAACTCATGCTTGTAGCCGTTAGCTACCAAGCATGCCTTGTGCTTGTCAACGTCACCATTCTCCTTCAGCTTTGTCTTGTAAACCCACTTTACACCAATGGTCTTTTGCCCTTTTGGAATATCACATAGCTCCCATGTATCATTTCTTTCATGGCTGTAATTTCAGCATCCATAGCCTTTCTTCATTTAGGTTCTTTAACAACCACTTCAAAAATAGTAGGATCACAATCTGAAAACATAGCAAAATATGTAAGTGGGTCATCACCTTGGTCAACTTTAGTTACCTCATAATTAGTCATCCATATTGGTCTTCTTCGAACATGTTGAGGCCTTTGTCACTCGGCTGCAAGTGGGCTTTGATAAGCTATTGGAGCATTTTGAGTGACTTCCTCTTCTTGCTCATTCTCCATAAGTTGTTGCCCTTTCTTATCATCATCAAAATCTACTGgaatattttctttaacacCATTTTGTTTCCATGACCAGgtgttttttttcatcaaataccaCATCACGACTGATGACAATTTTCATGGTGCTAGGATTGTACAGTTTATAAGCTTTTGACTTATCACTAACACTAAGAAAAATGCATTTGTCTCCCTTGTTATCCATTAACTGAACCTTCTAGGCAAAGATGGAACATCAATTTAAGGGAGAGATTGTTGaggaaatttaataatttgcaCATGGGTTGTCCTAGTCTTTAGTGAGTTTGTTTACCTAGTcataggagttttttttttaacgtgGGATAGTGCCTATTTTCATGTAtcagtggtatcagagcaatcAATAGCTTGGAAAAGATAATTCTTTGCTTTAAGATCCTTTAACTTCAGCCCTTCAAGCTTTATCTTTTGCGTATCTGTCAGCACAACACCTTTTGTTGATTCTGCTACTCTAGAAACAACAACTGTCCAATATTCTTTGGACCTTAAGAAGTTCTCCATGAGCATGCTTCAATGGTCATGGTGACCATCAAAGCGTGGAATGGCGAGTTGTACAAAACTTTCAGAAGCCATTAATTTCACTTTTTACTCTCCTTGGAACCCAGCTCTGATACCACTGATATAAACagaaaactaataattttttgctTTAAGATCCTTTAACTTCAGCCCTTCAAGCTTTGTCTTTTGCACATCTGTCAGCACAACACCTTCTATTGATTCTGCTactccaaaaacaaaaactgtcCAATATTCTTTGGACCTCAAGAAGTTCTCCATGAGCATGCTCCAATGGTCATAGTGACCATCAAAGCATGGAATGGTGGGCCATACAAAACTTTCGAAAGCCATTAATTTCACTTTTTACTTTCCTTGGAACCCAGCTCTGATACCactaatataaacaaaaaactaatacaACATTTTTCACAATAATAGTAGTGAGCAGAGGATATGCTTTATTTATTGATAAGCAAACAGCCTGTAAATAGGCTAATACATAATTGAAAGCAACATGAAAATAGGCACTATCCCATGTTAAAAACAAACTCACTAAAGACTAGGACAACCCATGTGCAAATTATTAAATATCCTTAACAACTCTCTCACTCTCAAGTGTCTCCAAAATTCTCTAGAGATATTTTCTCCCCCAAAATTTTTCCAAGTTCCCAAAAGTTCAAAAAGTTCCAAAAGCCCCTCtcacaaaattttatttttccttttatactcTTTATTagaatattctattttttttccctcttaattttcttcaaaatttaaaattcttctaAAGAATTCTTTCAAGTGATCTCCAAACTCACATGACCTCTCATTAGAGAAATTTATGCACTTGTAaccaaatacaaattatatgctaaaaattaaaaccaattagatgtaaaagtaaaattgaaatatcaatCACAAGAactcaaaaattgaaatatcaatCATAGGCActcaaaaaaaatagaaatatcaaTCTTAtgaaatcaaaaatcaaaataccaaacacttgcaataaaaataataataataaaaacatgagTTAAACCAAATGcactaaaatcaacaaaactaaCAAAAGAAAGGTtcaccaaaacaaaacaaaatcctaaactaaaaaattagaggTCACTAATCATCACACTAAGCTTCCATAAAATCTCTCCAAAATGTctccaaaaaaatatcaaaaacaatgataaaatgAGTGATAGTGTACCACCAATGGGAACCCAATAAACAACTCAGAAAAGGGGACCCTAAGTGTGTAATGAAGGAACATGGATAAGGGAAGATAATCAAAGGATAacatgtgctaagaggacaaaatggccCTCCACATTTTCATGTCCATTCAAGAACATATATTTCACTTGCTTTTCACATTTATCATTTTGATGGTTGTACAAACATGGCTACACACTTAGGATAAGTTTTTGACTTGAGGATCACTAAGGTGACCTTTACATCATAAAGAATGTTTCAATCTTGCAATGGTGGCTTTTACATTTGAAACATTGCTAAGGTTCCAAAACCATTCaggaaaacctttttttttttttttttttaagactaaaaaagaagacaaacaaCAAAGAGAAACAATCTCAAACACTCAAAGGAGATTTTGGGTGACTTTACTCATTCTTCAAGGCATATTAGATAGACATAAGCTTACATTTGGACCTTAAAGATCGTTACTCACATTTTATGCAACCACAAGGTCCAATATCAAACTTTTACTCACTTAGAAGATATGCTATTAGTCTTTTGGAGTTTATCTaagcaaatcaaaataataaaagactCAATATCATGATCACCATTCAGCCCatggaaataaatatttcttagaGCTTTTAAGATCATTATGAGTCAATCTAACTCtttcttgtatatatatatatataaaacaagcATGTCACTCACATGAACTTATCAATTTTgatcaaaaataaagaaaaaaaaaataagacaaaaagaaTACTAACACAAGGACACTTTGGAATGTGGGAAGACACATGACTCAAAGATATGCATGAAGGATGTCTTAGACAAGTTCTAGAGACAGTCGACTGAGTGTACATAAACCTATGGAACTTCTAAGGACTTAAACCTAGAAACATCCAAAGGTTTAGTAAGAAGGTTAGCAATTTGACCATCTATAGGAACAAATCTAATGAAACAACTTTGTCTTCTACTAAGTCATGAATGAAGTGATGTCTAATGTCCATATGTTTTGGTCTAGAATGAAGAACATGGTTCTTTAAACTACCAATAGCATTGGCATCATCAAATTTCCCTCCCCTATCAATCCTAACATTTACACTAGGATgctccttttcattttgaaacaaTTTATGTTGGAATAACATATCAACACATgcaattttaaaacttccacACATAAGAGAATAGGATGAAGGAATTTTTTTACTAACAACATAGCAATTATCACAATTTCTCAAGCCAATCATCATACGTATACCATCCAACTCAAGTGTCTTGCATAACTTTGTGAAAATTGGACATTGAACCCATTCTTACACATTTGGCTTATGCTAATTAAGTTAGCCTTTAAACCTTCCACATATAAGACCTCTTTAAGAGTAGGAATGTTGAGGGCATAAATGGTACCTTTGTTTTTCACTCTTTGGGCATTATCATCACCAAATATTGCATTCCCTCCACTAAATTCAAtgaaattagttaaaaatgatttattaccAATCATATGACATAAACAACCACTATCAAAGTACTATGAATGTGACTCACTAGCCCTAAGTGAGGTATAGACAAGAAAACATTTAAGCTCGTTTTTTTTCACCCAAATTTGTTTGACATTTAAgactttcatattttcatttgaaGTGTACCCTTTCAACTCACCATTATGAAGGATCTTTAAGCTATTCTTAGACGCTCTCTTATTCTTATTTAACAACATATTCTTCAATGTATGACATTTATATTAGGATCGAGCCCCTAAAAGAAAGACATggtgtaacaaagttagacttgattattctctttattatcattttggtgtattaacattgatttgagaATTCAACCTATATTTCTTACATTATATATGACTTGGGTGCTTTAGAAGTTGCACAaaggatacaagtcatgagttccttgtaagtaaaTAAGTTATCCATAGTCGATTTATAGATTTAGATaatctagtagagactatagCATACAACCTCTTAATTAGATGGAAGATTTGTCTTAACTGTCAGGATGGGTTttccatggtaagtgcactagtgtatgtaatGCATACTATATAGGACCTACGATGAATTATGACACAAGgccatcaattgtcatgattcaccaaactactatattgcatggactctcatccttgagaggatattaagtttGTGTAGAAGTTAGTAGTAGCTTTGACCTACAAGTGAGATCGTAatatgatcatatattccctatggattaggtcactattgattgAAGCTGGTGGCAACATGTATTCTTAaaaaaggcaccatgatatctcatgggattgagatagtgtgtcctcttaggtgatccaaaggacatgcgatcatgaaatctatggcacCATAGTAATTCGtcaagtagaatttgacatatgctttttATGAGATAGAGTATgttatttgatcacataataagtgggatttataactcaaagattggagaggtaatcttgataagtgataacactaccttgttagattatacaCGTAGTGGATAGGAGGTCACGGACCTAAGctttgtctcgttgttatttatattGGGTATTAGAGCGcggttgattctctttagtggaatattgaatcaacttcataattagattatgagggagctagtactcctatgcATCCAAGTGGTCCCCATTCTAAGCTTATATATATGAGGGTTGGTTCTAGGTTCA
Above is a genomic segment from Vitis riparia cultivar Riparia Gloire de Montpellier isolate 1030 chromosome 7, EGFV_Vit.rip_1.0, whole genome shotgun sequence containing:
- the LOC117918153 gene encoding uncharacterized mitochondrial protein AtMg00810-like, producing the protein MFGSFKNSMIVEFEMSDLGMMHYFLSIEVMHSSIGIFLSQKKYVQEILDKFQMKDCNPVNTPSEFGMKLNKDNGGKKVDDTLYKQIVGSLMYLTTTRPDIMHAVSVISRYMKCPTEIHLLAAKRIFWYLQGTKEFGLFYKNGEKSDLFGFTVSLACACQAIWLKKILKELHFKEDGPTQIYSDNSSTIKLSKNPVLHG